In Blastopirellula sediminis, the following proteins share a genomic window:
- a CDS encoding UvrB/UvrC motif-containing protein has product MKCQQCEKPATFHITELTGAEPQEIHLCEGCAQKYLMQTPGTGMPGKASLAGMLAQQLKVADTAKELEKLDEKCCPICGISFYEFRNQGRLGCPHDYVFFASELEPLIVNIHGDLVHKGKHPLTHKRSTESQTKLIQLRREMNEAIRLEQYERASELRDTIRNLEESEDQPGDEHSV; this is encoded by the coding sequence GTGAAGTGCCAACAATGCGAAAAACCGGCGACGTTCCATATCACGGAACTGACCGGCGCAGAGCCGCAAGAGATCCATCTCTGCGAGGGTTGTGCGCAGAAATACCTGATGCAGACCCCAGGAACCGGCATGCCGGGCAAGGCGAGCCTGGCCGGGATGCTGGCTCAGCAGCTGAAGGTGGCCGACACCGCCAAAGAGCTCGAGAAGCTGGATGAAAAGTGCTGCCCGATCTGCGGCATCAGCTTTTATGAGTTTCGCAACCAAGGGCGACTTGGTTGTCCGCACGACTACGTCTTTTTTGCGAGCGAACTGGAGCCGTTGATCGTCAATATCCATGGCGACCTGGTTCATAAGGGGAAACATCCCCTCACGCACAAGCGTAGCACCGAGAGCCAGACGAAACTGATACAATTGCGGCGAGAGATGAACGAGGCGATTCGTCTCGAACAATACGAACGCGCCTCCGAGCTTCGCGATACGATTCGCAATCTGGAAGAAAGCGAAGACCAACCCGGCGACGAGCATTCCGTCTAA